The Vicia villosa cultivar HV-30 ecotype Madison, WI unplaced genomic scaffold, Vvil1.0 ctg.004388F_1_1, whole genome shotgun sequence genome contains a region encoding:
- the LOC131642037 gene encoding uncharacterized protein LOC131642037 isoform X1: MEQQNQNNTPDGSGDVPQKRKRGRPRKYPRPDSAESSYMQLSQTRKQTPIRAEHAPVPPGFQTVNGNEHLQRGLESEPNDAAVGQVVSGVIEAIFDAGYLLSVRVGNSDTTLRGLVFKTGRFVPVSPENDVAPGVPMIQRNEVPFPSRPTQFHTPLSKEKNGQPGSASRIETLPMNGSQSLPQVPRGAVGSGNLVSSSRTNVPYATGQTADQLARGNVVPILFQPSFLNGMSASTSPVQITPASLAGGVNIVGKEIPVEGNQALNSPAQTSQNLFSSSVQSEGVPSNYQSSSDAFNKNTDKSSVAASMPFEQLVTEGVKRIETQTEAIDTKTANSMSGDNIAAKDPSIMQVDKVNDAGQSVIVEPNSASVSASKAPHCTETGKMTELLQQVLQNNKTENQEAKAAEGGSGDKLDDLRSFGTGFQDGGTVHSTNPF; the protein is encoded by the exons ATGGAACAACAAAACCAAAATAATACGCCAGATGGTTCAGGAGATGTGCCTCAGAAGCGCAAACGTGGTCGCCCACGGAAATACCCAAGGCCAGATTCAGCTGAGAGTTCCTACATGCAACTTAGTCAAACCAGAAAGCAGACTCCTATTCGTGCTGAACATGCCCCAGTACCTCCTGGATTTCAAACAGTTAATGGAAATGAACACCTTCAAAGGGGCCTAGAAAGTGAACCAAATGATGCAGCGGTGGGCCAGGTTGTTTCCGGTGTAATCGAGGCAATATTTGATGCTGGATATTTGCTCAGTGTTAGAGTTGGTAATTCTGATACTACTTTGAGGGGACTGGTTTTTAAGACTGGTCGTTTCGTTCCCGTTTCCCCTGAGAATGATGTGGCTCCAGGTGTTCCAATGATCCAAAGAAACGAGGTTCCCTTCCCTTCAAGACCTACCCAGTTTCATACTCCTCTCTCAAAAGAAAAGAATGGGCAACCTGGGAGTGCTTCTAGAATTGAAACCCTTCCAATGAATGGTTCACAATCTCTCCCTCAGGTTCCCAGAGGAGCAGTTGGTTCTGGCAACTTAGTTTCTTCTTCCAGAACGAACGTTCCTTATGCGACTGGTCAAACCGCTGATCAACTGGCCAGAGGTAATGTAGTGCCGATTTTGTTCCAACCTAGCTTTTTAAACGGGATGTCAGCTTCTACTTCACCAGTACAAATCACCCCAGCTTCTCTAGCGGGTGGAGTGAATATTGTGGGCAAGGAAATTCCTGTAGAAGGAAATCAAGCACTTAACTCTCCTGCTCAAACTAGCCAGAATTTGTTTTCAAGTAGCGTGCAAAGTGAAGGTGTTCCCTCAAATTATCAATCTTCTTCTGATGCGTTTAACAAAAATACGGACAAATCATCGGTAGCAGCTAGCATGCCTTTTGAGCAACTGGTTACTGAAGGTGTTAAAAGGATTGAAACTCAAACAGAGGCCATAGATACAAAGACTGCAAACAGCATGTCAGGCGATAATATAGCGGCAAAGGATCCCAGCATTATGCAGGTAGACAAAGTGAACGATGCCGGTCAATCTGTCATAGTCGAGCCTAATTCTGCTTCTGTTTCTGCTTCCAAAGCTCCCCACTGCACTGAAACTGGCAAAATGACTGAGCTTTTGCAGCAG GTTTTGCAGAATAACAAAACAGAAAACCAGGAAGCCAAAGCAGCAGAGGGGGGATCTGGAGACAAGTTGGATGATTTAAGGAGTTTTGGAACTGGATTTCAAGATGGTGGAACTGTTCATTCTACAAATCCTTTCTGA
- the LOC131642037 gene encoding uncharacterized protein LOC131642037 isoform X2 has translation MEQQNQNNTPDGSGDVPQKRKRGRPRKYPRPDSAESSYMQLSQTRKQTPIRAEHAPVPPGFQTVNGNEHLQRGLESEPNDAAVGQVVSGVIEAIFDAGYLLSVRVGNSDTTLRGLVFKTGRFVPVSPENDVAPGVPMIQRNEVPFPSRPTQFHTPLSKEKNGQPGSASRIETLPMNGSQSLPQVPRGAVGSGNLVSSSRTNVPYATGQTADQLARGNVVPILFQPSFLNGMSASTSPVQITPASLAGGVNIVGKEIPVEGNQALNSPAQTSQNLFSSSVQSEGVPSNYQSSSDAFNKNTDKSSVAASMPFEQLVTEGVKRIETQTEAIDTKTANSMSGDNIAAKDPSIMQVDKVNDAGQSVIVEPNSASVSASKAPHCTETGKMTELLQQNNKTENQEAKAAEGGSGDKLDDLRSFGTGFQDGGTVHSTNPF, from the exons ATGGAACAACAAAACCAAAATAATACGCCAGATGGTTCAGGAGATGTGCCTCAGAAGCGCAAACGTGGTCGCCCACGGAAATACCCAAGGCCAGATTCAGCTGAGAGTTCCTACATGCAACTTAGTCAAACCAGAAAGCAGACTCCTATTCGTGCTGAACATGCCCCAGTACCTCCTGGATTTCAAACAGTTAATGGAAATGAACACCTTCAAAGGGGCCTAGAAAGTGAACCAAATGATGCAGCGGTGGGCCAGGTTGTTTCCGGTGTAATCGAGGCAATATTTGATGCTGGATATTTGCTCAGTGTTAGAGTTGGTAATTCTGATACTACTTTGAGGGGACTGGTTTTTAAGACTGGTCGTTTCGTTCCCGTTTCCCCTGAGAATGATGTGGCTCCAGGTGTTCCAATGATCCAAAGAAACGAGGTTCCCTTCCCTTCAAGACCTACCCAGTTTCATACTCCTCTCTCAAAAGAAAAGAATGGGCAACCTGGGAGTGCTTCTAGAATTGAAACCCTTCCAATGAATGGTTCACAATCTCTCCCTCAGGTTCCCAGAGGAGCAGTTGGTTCTGGCAACTTAGTTTCTTCTTCCAGAACGAACGTTCCTTATGCGACTGGTCAAACCGCTGATCAACTGGCCAGAGGTAATGTAGTGCCGATTTTGTTCCAACCTAGCTTTTTAAACGGGATGTCAGCTTCTACTTCACCAGTACAAATCACCCCAGCTTCTCTAGCGGGTGGAGTGAATATTGTGGGCAAGGAAATTCCTGTAGAAGGAAATCAAGCACTTAACTCTCCTGCTCAAACTAGCCAGAATTTGTTTTCAAGTAGCGTGCAAAGTGAAGGTGTTCCCTCAAATTATCAATCTTCTTCTGATGCGTTTAACAAAAATACGGACAAATCATCGGTAGCAGCTAGCATGCCTTTTGAGCAACTGGTTACTGAAGGTGTTAAAAGGATTGAAACTCAAACAGAGGCCATAGATACAAAGACTGCAAACAGCATGTCAGGCGATAATATAGCGGCAAAGGATCCCAGCATTATGCAGGTAGACAAAGTGAACGATGCCGGTCAATCTGTCATAGTCGAGCCTAATTCTGCTTCTGTTTCTGCTTCCAAAGCTCCCCACTGCACTGAAACTGGCAAAATGACTGAGCTTTTGCAGCAG AATAACAAAACAGAAAACCAGGAAGCCAAAGCAGCAGAGGGGGGATCTGGAGACAAGTTGGATGATTTAAGGAGTTTTGGAACTGGATTTCAAGATGGTGGAACTGTTCATTCTACAAATCCTTTCTGA